Proteins from one Faecalibacterium sp. I3-3-33 genomic window:
- a CDS encoding GNAT family N-acetyltransferase, giving the protein MKPDYKLVAKAKYIHNTADLASELWHEVYKRYYPAKQLDTLVEELQSADAIEEDIDNDVNYFLVFLGGKLIGYFAWKMENTALHLMHLYLKPEYRGKAIGRDIVQTCERLAKGEGKGRVWCTIHAKALPVQQFFKALRYRELRPAEQENGTVPRNELVYEHTLS; this is encoded by the coding sequence ATGAAGCCTGATTACAAGCTGGTCGCAAAGGCCAAATACATCCACAACACCGCCGACCTTGCCAGCGAGCTGTGGCACGAGGTCTACAAGCGCTACTACCCCGCCAAGCAGCTGGACACCCTTGTGGAGGAGCTGCAAAGCGCCGACGCCATTGAAGAGGACATCGACAATGACGTGAACTATTTTCTGGTGTTTCTGGGGGGCAAGCTCATCGGCTACTTTGCGTGGAAGATGGAGAACACCGCCCTGCACCTGATGCACCTGTACCTCAAGCCGGAGTACCGCGGCAAGGCCATTGGCCGGGATATCGTGCAGACCTGCGAGCGGCTGGCCAAGGGCGAGGGCAAGGGCCGGGTGTGGTGCACCATCCACGCCAAGGCACTGCCGGTGCAGCAGTTTTTCAAGGCGCTGCGCTACCGCGAGCTGCGCCCCGCCGAGCAGGAAAATGGCACCGTACCCCGCAACGAGCTGGTGTATGAGCATACCCTGAGCTGA
- a CDS encoding ROK family glucokinase — MKEYAFGIDLGGTTAKVGLFTTSGKLLEKWEVSTDTSNNGAHILENLAAAVQQKMQEKGLSADEVEGVGLGVPGPVLDSSIVPIVCANLGGWGNRNVSIELSELLGGIRVLVGNDANVAALGEIWMGAAQGCRSAVMVTLGTGVGGGVIVNGKVIDGAHGAGGEIGHITVNPHETAVCGCGKHGCLEQYSSATGVVRCMKKLLDANPDTACTLRGKDFEAKDVFDAARAGDALAAREVDEMASTLGMALANIAATTDPEMFMIGGGVARAGEILFDPLVRHYKEYAFQSCKETPIKAASLGNDAGIYGAVRLIVGA, encoded by the coding sequence ATGAAGGAATACGCATTTGGCATCGATCTGGGCGGCACTACTGCCAAGGTCGGCCTGTTCACCACCAGCGGCAAGCTGCTGGAAAAGTGGGAGGTAAGCACCGATACTTCCAATAACGGTGCTCACATTCTGGAAAATCTGGCTGCTGCCGTGCAGCAGAAGATGCAGGAAAAAGGTCTGTCCGCAGACGAGGTCGAGGGTGTCGGTCTGGGCGTGCCCGGCCCGGTGCTGGATTCCAGCATCGTGCCCATCGTGTGTGCAAACCTTGGCGGCTGGGGCAACCGCAACGTGTCCATTGAGCTCAGCGAGCTGCTGGGCGGCATCCGGGTGCTGGTGGGCAACGACGCCAACGTGGCTGCTCTGGGCGAGATCTGGATGGGCGCGGCACAGGGCTGCCGCAGCGCCGTCATGGTCACGCTGGGCACCGGCGTGGGCGGCGGCGTCATCGTGAACGGCAAGGTCATCGACGGCGCTCACGGTGCCGGCGGCGAGATCGGCCACATCACCGTCAACCCCCACGAGACCGCAGTCTGCGGCTGCGGCAAGCACGGCTGCCTGGAGCAGTATTCCAGCGCCACCGGCGTTGTGCGCTGCATGAAGAAGCTGCTGGACGCAAACCCGGACACTGCCTGCACCCTGCGCGGCAAGGACTTTGAAGCCAAGGACGTGTTCGACGCTGCCCGCGCCGGGGATGCACTGGCTGCCCGCGAGGTGGACGAGATGGCTTCTACGCTGGGCATGGCACTGGCCAACATTGCCGCCACCACCGACCCCGAAATGTTCATGATCGGCGGCGGCGTGGCCCGCGCCGGGGAGATCCTCTTCGACCCGCTGGTGCGCCACTACAAGGAGTATGCTTTCCAGTCCTGCAAGGAAACTCCCATCAAGGCCGCCAGCCTTGGCAACGACGCCGGCATCTACGGTGCCGTGCGCCTGATCGTGGGTGCCTAA
- a CDS encoding HAD family hydrolase has protein sequence MIDGVIFDMDGLMFDTERVWATLWEPALATLGLSYKEGLDVAARGTAGDTMRAVLRRFYGENCDTDAIIEALHAQAEKAFQAPPPKKPGLDEILTWLDAQHIPMAVASSSRMASIRHHLDGWGLTHYFKVIVSGEQFSASKPNPEIFRRAAEALGTQPGRTLVLEDSYNGVRAGANGRFITVMVPDMAPANDEMRRLYTAECRDLYEVLDGLQKGRF, from the coding sequence ATGATCGACGGCGTTATTTTTGATATGGACGGCCTGATGTTCGACACCGAGCGGGTGTGGGCCACCCTGTGGGAGCCTGCACTTGCTACCCTTGGGCTTTCTTATAAGGAGGGGCTGGACGTTGCCGCCCGCGGCACGGCAGGGGACACCATGCGGGCGGTACTGCGCCGCTTCTACGGGGAAAACTGCGACACGGATGCTATCATCGAGGCGCTGCACGCACAGGCGGAAAAGGCGTTTCAGGCACCGCCGCCCAAAAAGCCCGGGCTGGACGAAATTCTGACATGGCTGGACGCGCAGCACATCCCCATGGCAGTGGCTTCCTCCAGCCGGATGGCGTCGATCCGGCATCATTTGGACGGCTGGGGCTTGACCCACTATTTTAAGGTGATCGTCTCCGGCGAGCAGTTCTCGGCCTCCAAGCCCAACCCGGAAATCTTTCGGCGGGCAGCGGAAGCACTGGGCACCCAGCCCGGCCGCACCCTTGTGCTGGAGGACAGCTACAACGGCGTGCGCGCCGGTGCCAACGGGCGTTTTATCACCGTGATGGTGCCGGACATGGCCCCCGCCAATGACGAGATGCGCCGCCTGTACACCGCCGAGTGCCGCGACCTGTACGAGGTGCTGGACGGGTTGCAGAAGGGGAGGTTCTGA
- a CDS encoding DJ-1 family glyoxalase III, which produces MAKAVVFFAEGTEECEALLVVDLLRRAKVEVLVASASGSREILSSHKVHITADALAEEVDYSDVDLVVLPGGIPGTPNLAANKTVTDTCVAFAKAGKKVAAICAAPSVLAALGLLEGKNATAHAAFQDKLAGAHVLDTEVVVDGNITTSYGLGGAIPFALELVRQLAGDAEADRIRSAIAYRH; this is translated from the coding sequence ATGGCAAAAGCTGTTGTATTTTTTGCGGAGGGCACCGAGGAGTGCGAGGCTCTGCTGGTGGTAGACCTGCTCCGCCGCGCCAAGGTGGAGGTGCTGGTGGCAAGCGCTTCCGGCAGCCGGGAGATTTTGAGCAGCCATAAGGTGCACATCACCGCCGATGCGCTGGCAGAGGAGGTCGATTATTCCGACGTGGATCTGGTAGTGCTGCCCGGCGGCATTCCCGGTACGCCGAACCTTGCCGCCAACAAGACGGTGACCGACACCTGCGTTGCCTTTGCAAAGGCGGGCAAAAAGGTAGCCGCCATCTGCGCCGCACCCAGCGTGCTGGCGGCACTGGGTCTGTTGGAGGGCAAAAACGCCACCGCTCACGCTGCATTTCAGGACAAACTGGCCGGCGCCCATGTGCTGGACACCGAGGTGGTCGTGGATGGCAACATCACCACCAGCTACGGTCTGGGCGGCGCCATCCCCTTTGCGCTGGAACTGGTACGTCAGCTGGCGGGAGACGCCGAAGCCGACCGCATCCGCAGCGCCATCGCCTACCGGCACTGA
- a CDS encoding YerC/YecD family TrpR-related protein: MAKDHPTGNSGLYRAFLQLKTPEECYRFLQDVCSYSELSAMEQRYNIAELLADKCIYTEIMDKTGASSAIISRVSRVLSADDSVLRALLEAEKKSAD, encoded by the coding sequence ATGGCGAAAGATCATCCCACCGGCAACTCCGGCCTGTACCGGGCTTTTCTGCAGCTCAAGACCCCGGAGGAATGCTATCGTTTTCTGCAGGACGTGTGCAGCTATTCGGAGCTCAGCGCAATGGAGCAACGCTACAACATTGCCGAGCTGCTGGCCGATAAGTGCATCTACACCGAGATCATGGACAAGACCGGTGCGTCCAGCGCCATCATCAGCCGGGTCAGCCGGGTGCTGAGCGCGGACGACAGTGTACTGCGTGCGCTGCTGGAAGCTGAAAAAAAGTCCGCTGACTGA
- a CDS encoding RICIN domain-containing protein, translated as MAKASQVVIMEGEYYIIKSPNGKVLEVKDFNTENGAGIQLWSYAGHPWQQWQFVDAGEGRWRIQNRFTGKMIDLALGGVVEGTWLHQWSRTSGLSQCWALEPTRSGRTRIRNVLADKYIDLVGMNTANGAQAQIWNYVAGGNQEWTLERIDPDVVQTGKRAGEAKDPQPTPSQRKHQNDLVRKLNSAGKGRAGRKA; from the coding sequence ATGGCAAAGGCATCGCAGGTCGTCATTATGGAGGGGGAATACTATATTATCAAGTCCCCCAACGGGAAGGTACTGGAAGTAAAGGATTTCAACACGGAGAACGGCGCCGGCATCCAGCTGTGGAGCTATGCGGGCCATCCGTGGCAGCAGTGGCAGTTTGTGGACGCGGGCGAGGGACGCTGGCGCATCCAGAACCGCTTTACCGGCAAGATGATCGATCTGGCACTTGGCGGCGTGGTGGAGGGCACATGGCTGCACCAGTGGAGCCGCACCAGCGGGCTGAGCCAGTGCTGGGCGCTGGAGCCTACCCGCAGCGGACGCACCCGCATCCGCAATGTGCTGGCGGATAAATACATCGACCTTGTGGGCATGAACACCGCAAACGGCGCACAGGCGCAGATCTGGAACTATGTGGCGGGCGGCAATCAGGAGTGGACGCTGGAACGCATCGACCCAGATGTTGTCCAGACCGGCAAGCGCGCCGGAGAAGCCAAAGACCCCCAGCCCACCCCCAGCCAGCGCAAGCACCAGAACGATCTGGTGCGCAAGCTGAACAGCGCAGGCAAGGGCCGCGCCGGACGCAAGGCATAA
- a CDS encoding NUDIX hydrolase translates to MNLGAFMDPEFPIFSTTLCYLEREDAYLMLHRIKKQDDYNHDKWVGVGGKFERFESPEDCLVREVREETGLTLTRYRARGLLTFVWGNMTEFIHLYTADRWEGEMIRGDACAEGELQWVQKSEVQTLPIWEGDKIFFRLLEEEHPYFSLKLVYDGDTLKQAVLDGKRIV, encoded by the coding sequence ATGAACTTAGGCGCATTTATGGACCCGGAATTTCCCATCTTCAGCACCACTTTGTGCTATCTGGAGCGGGAGGACGCTTATCTGATGCTGCACCGCATCAAAAAGCAGGACGACTACAACCACGACAAATGGGTGGGCGTGGGCGGCAAATTTGAGCGGTTTGAAAGCCCGGAGGACTGCCTTGTGCGGGAGGTGCGGGAAGAGACCGGCCTGACCCTGACGCGCTACCGCGCCCGGGGACTGCTGACCTTTGTGTGGGGCAACATGACCGAGTTCATCCACCTGTATACCGCCGACCGGTGGGAGGGTGAGATGATCAGGGGCGATGCCTGCGCCGAGGGAGAATTGCAGTGGGTGCAAAAGTCTGAGGTGCAAACGCTGCCCATCTGGGAGGGAGACAAGATCTTTTTCCGTCTGCTGGAGGAAGAGCACCCCTACTTTTCCCTCAAGCTGGTGTATGACGGCGATACCCTGAAACAGGCCGTGCTGGACGGAAAACGCATTGTTTAA
- a CDS encoding nitroreductase family protein: MTNETLQTIRSRRSCRAYKPRQITDAELDAVLEAGTYAASAMGRQSAKIVVVQDAATRAQLTRMNAAVMGTDSDPMYGAPTILVVLADAHANCAVQDGSLVMGNLMLAAASLGLGSCWINRAREEFDSAEGKALLKKWGIEGDWIGVGHCILGYPAAEPKPAAPRKPDYIVRV; the protein is encoded by the coding sequence ATGACCAACGAGACTTTACAAACCATTCGCAGCCGCCGCAGCTGCCGCGCCTACAAGCCCCGGCAGATCACGGATGCAGAGCTGGACGCCGTACTGGAGGCCGGCACCTACGCCGCCAGCGCTATGGGACGCCAGAGCGCTAAGATCGTGGTCGTGCAGGATGCCGCTACCCGCGCCCAGCTGACCCGGATGAATGCCGCCGTCATGGGCACCGACAGCGACCCCATGTACGGCGCACCCACCATTCTGGTGGTGCTGGCCGATGCCCACGCAAACTGCGCCGTGCAGGACGGCAGCCTTGTCATGGGCAACCTGATGCTGGCTGCTGCATCGCTGGGGCTGGGCAGCTGCTGGATCAACCGCGCCCGGGAGGAGTTCGACTCCGCCGAGGGCAAGGCACTGCTGAAAAAGTGGGGCATTGAGGGGGACTGGATCGGCGTAGGCCACTGCATTCTGGGCTACCCCGCCGCCGAACCCAAGCCCGCCGCGCCCCGCAAACCGGATTACATCGTAAGAGTATAA
- a CDS encoding branched-chain amino acid aminotransferase, translated as MLDIKITRTAAPKAKPTDETKLGFGKKFSDHMFVMDYTEGEGWHDARIVPYGPFELDPATVVFHYAQEIFEGMKAYRTADDTVQLFRPDCNAKRFQDSADRLCIPKIPVEDYIQAVEALVDVDRDWVPHTDGASLYIRPFIFANDVGLGVHASKHYIFCIICAPSGAYYAEGINPVRIYVEDEYIRAAPGLTGFTKCGGNYAASIKAGELAEEQGYAQVLWLDGVEKKYVEEVGSMNIMFKIDGKVYTAATVGTVLPGVTRRSCIELLKDWGYEVVEGKIAIADIMAAAREGKLEEVFGTGTAAVVSPVKELVWKGEHAFIGDGKIGPVTQKLYDTMTGMQWGKLPDTKGWIVPVEKKY; from the coding sequence ATGTTGGATATCAAGATCACCCGCACGGCTGCGCCCAAGGCAAAGCCCACCGATGAGACGAAGCTCGGCTTCGGCAAAAAGTTCTCCGACCACATGTTCGTCATGGATTACACCGAGGGCGAAGGCTGGCACGATGCCCGCATCGTCCCCTACGGCCCCTTTGAGCTGGACCCCGCTACCGTGGTGTTCCACTACGCACAGGAGATTTTTGAGGGCATGAAGGCCTACCGTACCGCCGACGACACCGTGCAGCTGTTCCGCCCGGATTGCAACGCCAAGCGTTTTCAGGATTCTGCCGACCGTCTGTGCATCCCCAAGATCCCGGTAGAGGACTACATTCAGGCCGTTGAGGCTCTGGTGGACGTGGACCGCGACTGGGTGCCCCACACCGACGGCGCTTCCCTGTACATCCGTCCCTTCATCTTTGCCAATGATGTGGGTCTGGGCGTGCACGCTTCCAAGCACTATATCTTCTGCATCATCTGCGCTCCCTCCGGCGCTTACTACGCCGAGGGCATCAACCCTGTGCGCATCTATGTGGAGGACGAGTACATCCGCGCCGCCCCGGGTCTGACCGGCTTTACCAAGTGCGGCGGCAACTATGCCGCTTCCATCAAGGCCGGTGAGCTGGCCGAGGAGCAGGGCTATGCACAGGTGCTGTGGCTGGACGGCGTAGAGAAGAAGTACGTTGAAGAAGTTGGCAGCATGAACATCATGTTCAAGATCGACGGCAAGGTGTACACCGCCGCTACCGTGGGCACCGTGCTGCCCGGCGTCACCCGCCGCAGCTGCATCGAGCTGCTGAAGGACTGGGGCTACGAGGTCGTCGAGGGCAAGATCGCCATTGCCGACATCATGGCTGCTGCCCGCGAAGGCAAGCTGGAAGAGGTGTTCGGCACCGGCACTGCCGCTGTCGTCTCTCCCGTCAAAGAGCTGGTCTGGAAGGGCGAGCACGCCTTTATCGGCGACGGCAAGATCGGCCCTGTCACCCAGAAGCTGTACGACACTATGACCGGTATGCAGTGGGGCAAGCTGCCCGACACCAAGGGCTGGATCGTGCCTGTGGAAAAGAAATACTAA
- a CDS encoding fumarylacetoacetate hydrolase family protein → MRFVTCRLPDGMEDPAILSQDGTQVWPLSWLGLSYETLSDAIPFLTPQVRFGLQLAISGIPALPVEAVTLQSPIPCPAQDVVCLGINYMAHSDEAEKYSADAFSTQHQDAIYFSKRVSRAVPDGGFIEAHTDLVQKLDYECELAVVLGKDAKDVPAGQTKDYVFGYTILNDVSARDVQTAHKQWYFGKSLDGFTPMGPCIVTADEFDTYPPALPIRSRVNGELRQDSNTKLQIFDIDHVIHELSQGMTLKAGTIIATGTPAGVGMGMDPPQFLHPGDTVQCEIEGIGTLTNTVR, encoded by the coding sequence ATGCGTTTTGTCACCTGCCGCCTGCCGGACGGCATGGAGGACCCCGCCATCCTCTCGCAGGATGGGACACAGGTCTGGCCGCTGAGCTGGCTGGGGCTCTCCTACGAGACCCTGTCCGACGCCATCCCCTTTCTCACCCCGCAGGTGCGGTTCGGCTTGCAGCTGGCCATCAGCGGCATCCCCGCACTGCCGGTGGAGGCCGTCACCCTGCAAAGCCCCATCCCCTGCCCCGCGCAGGACGTGGTCTGTCTGGGCATCAACTATATGGCGCACTCGGACGAAGCCGAAAAGTACTCTGCGGATGCCTTTTCCACCCAGCATCAGGACGCCATCTACTTCTCCAAGCGGGTCAGCCGCGCGGTACCGGACGGCGGCTTCATCGAGGCGCACACCGACCTTGTGCAGAAGCTGGACTACGAGTGTGAGCTGGCCGTGGTGCTGGGCAAGGACGCCAAGGATGTGCCCGCCGGGCAGACCAAAGACTATGTGTTCGGCTACACCATCCTGAACGATGTCTCCGCCCGGGACGTGCAGACCGCCCACAAGCAGTGGTACTTCGGCAAAAGTCTGGACGGCTTTACCCCCATGGGACCCTGCATCGTCACGGCCGATGAGTTCGACACCTACCCGCCCGCGCTGCCTATCCGCAGCCGGGTGAACGGCGAGCTGCGGCAGGATTCCAACACCAAGCTGCAAATTTTTGATATCGACCATGTCATCCACGAGCTTTCGCAGGGCATGACCCTGAAAGCCGGTACCATCATCGCCACCGGCACCCCTGCCGGGGTGGGCATGGGCATGGACCCGCCGCAGTTTTTGCATCCGGGCGACACCGTGCAGTGCGAGATTGAAGGAATCGGCACCCTGACCAACACCGTGCGCTGA